The Drosophila subobscura isolate 14011-0131.10 chromosome A, UCBerk_Dsub_1.0, whole genome shotgun sequence genome includes the window GTTGGTCAGATAAAGTCAGAGATCGGAATCGTGATCGACTTACCGGGTATTTGCCAGTCAAAGCTTCTGGGTCGAGACCCTTCTTCAAGGCTTTGTGCCTGAGCTGTTGCTTCTGTCTTTCCTTCAACTCTTTCAACTGGAATCGGGATGCATATTTTTGCTGAAGCCATAAGGACAATGCGCTTTAGGTGCTACTCACATCGTAGTCCTGACGTTTCTGCCTTTCTTCCAAGTCATACTTCTCAGTTTCCAATTTGACGATGAGCTCCCACAGCTCCTGGGCCTTCTCGCGCAGCTTAGACTCGCCGAAGCCCTCGATGGCCAGTGGCTTGATGCGGAACGACAGCGAgatcttcttctcctcctccaactGTTCCTTAGTCTTGTTACGTTCCATGGCGGCGGATGAGAGTCCcaactattttttgttttttttttgttttgttttcatgtgcgtgcaagtttttgtttgttttgttttgtttttgttttaatattttttaatatttgtttttgatgcAGACACATTTCgttgtgtttttggttttattttggtaATTTGTGTGGTACGTGTGGTACAAGTGAGAGAGACaaacagtgagagagagagagagacacacaagaGAAGAGCGCATGGAGCGGAAGAGGAAGTTgcgattgttttttttgttgtttattgtgtttgtttgagtgtgtgttcgtgtgtgtgtgtgtgtgtgtgtgcggacaAACATGGAGGTACATGCATGtttttgcaaaagaaaaaggaaaaaacaaagaatttgttttgttgtttcagtttcacATTTGTTTAGGATTGAATTGGGTTTGGATTGTTGTATGAAAAGCATGGATGCATGGATACGATACAATGGATGGGACACAAACGTTAACGATTAACGATTAACGATCAATGATCGAGGATCAGCGATCGGCGATCAGCGTTCAATGACGACCAACAATAAGGCCAATCGATGCGAGAAAACATAATTGATGTGTgcgtgtcgtgtgtgtgtgtgtgtgtgtttttttgcatgtttGTTTGTGAGAGAATCGTATGTGAGagaataaaaaagaaaacaaaacaaaacgcaaaatgaTATAGCCAAAAAccaggaaaaaaataaataaaaaatatatggtGGGGGGAGGCGTATCAGTAGGGTGCATTGATGGAATCTCATATAATTACCACGCCTGCATCCTTCTTGGCAATGGTGAAGTTGGGGCCcttcttgtccttgtccttcaTGGCCTGCAACATGGCCTGACGCTTCTTCTCGGCTTCCTCGAGGCGCATGCGCTTCTCCTCAATCTCGCGCTGCTTCTTCTCCTCAGCCTCGCGGACGcggcgctcctcctcctccttcttgcgCTGAGCcatcttctgctcctcctctgcgcGGGAGATCTTGCGCTTGGCCTGCTTCTCCTTCAGCTTCTTcagctcatcctcctccttggATCTCTGTTTGCGCCATTCGCTGATGTATTCTTTCAGCTGTTCATCGAGATCGGATCGCTTCTGGTCCTGACGCTTGATGAACTCTGGATCGCCTTCCCCTCTGCATGGTGCCAAGACAGGGTTGAGGATGGGGAGAACAAAATAATCAATTAGTTTTCGTTCATCAAGCATTGGGCTCTTCTTctatatatactttttttttttttggtttcttttagATAGCCACTAGTACTACGAATAATGTCTAAAtactaaaattaattacagCATTTTGATAGAACATCTTAAGGcctgtttatttttgctttgtattcGGGTAAATAATTACTAATCTTTACTGAGTTTTATTGATTATATTCTTTACAATTAGTAGCCATCAAAGAGCTGATGTGAGAAGCATTAGATTTTCTACATTCTACTAAGGACATTTCTACTctagttaaaaaaaaaaaaaacaattaaatattaatggaAACGGAAAACACGCTAAAAATGAAACGATTTATAGATCGCTTCCATGTCGCCGCTTGAGGTGAGTTTGTGGGGTGAGTAAGTGTGTTGAACTGAGCTGAGTtaagttgagttgagttgagttgagagCTTGCTACATTTGTAGGTACAGTTCAGAGTTAGAGTCTGAACTGTTTTGGAGTTCTtgaatgtgttttgtttgggtGTTGGCTTGCTTATTTGTACGAACAAGCTGGGATTAATCGTCTACGACCTTAACGTAACACTAAGGTTTTAGTTTCGGTTAGcaatctttttttgtttttttttttttttttttttcatttgttgttcacatttgtttttgtacatAGACTTACTCGGCTGGTGTCTGAGGTGGTTTTCTATACGTGAGGCATTGAGGTGGCAACAAACATGGAGGTggtgatatattttatacatatatagatttggttgttttgtgtttcaaAAATTGACAGTTTCACGGTGTTTTGTGGGTATCGGTTTGAAaatttcatacaaaatttaattggattttaaatatatatttatatatttttttttgtggcaaacaaaaaagaacgttgaaaagaaagagaaaaacatttgatttttggtttaattcaattgcaaaatggtttggtttgtttgttgtttattttttttttttttttggaaacgaaatgaaagaagAAGATAAGATGGAgaatatatatagagagagatattttttctttgtataagataaaaacaaaataattagtTGTCGTGGTAGGTgcgtatttgttttttttcttttgttgttgttttctgttgtttgttgttgttctaaagaaaacttaaaaaattGGGAACAAAATCGAaacgcaacgaaacgaaacgaaattcCAAGCAACGATTCTTTGTACAGTATGAATTGGAGCTGGttctggaactggaactggtcCTGGAACTGGCTCTCGTTCTCTGATGCATGGTTGgttgtgagagagagagatatataatgtcgaaagagagcagaaatatacacaaacaatGTTGTCTCTTCGggatttttctgttttctcgatgtttttgttttggtaatTGGCAAACGAGCAAACGAGGTTTTTGGGCATTTCAAAAAAGATTTGTGGAAATTTTGTGGAgcattctgtttgttttttgtttttttttttttgaaaaaagtTTATACAGATTTGCAGGGTTTGTGATATCAGAttcgaaaatatttttttttgttatcgTCTCGAAACAAATAcgaattaaatttgatttagaATTTGGAACTTTGATCTTTGGATCTTTGGATTTGCTTGACttttgatttggtttctttctttcttcttttcatTGGTTTTCTCACACAATTTACTTACTTCCTGTAACAAGAAAGAGAATCAAAAAGAGAtggaagagagaaagagagagagaaacaaagtTCAATGAGATCAATGAGATATTTCCAAGTGTGAAAGGCAAGaacattgttgttttttgtttgtttgctaaGCCAGGCCAGCGATAGGCGGAAAGAGAGTTAACTTTTTGCCAAAAGTTTGTTTTAGAATTGTAGACTTagagatatatttataatttgtttattggttggaaatttatttttcttgctgctgggAGTTCGGGAGGATAGACAGATAGacatgtggcagctgcagacaGATAGACAAAAGACAGGTTACgtatacaaaaatacacaataataagtatgtatgtactatatgtGGCATATAGAAAGCTAAAGGTTCCAATGGGGTGGTGGGTGTGGttgtgggggtgggggtgggggtggtaCGTATTTACACAGTTTGAGTGGCCAATTTGTGTGCTTGATTGGGAAGGAGTGAGATGGGGCACAGAACTATGAGCTCGTTGCTTGAGTGATTGATTGGGTGATAACGGGGTGAACGGGGTGGGGTTCCAGGGTTCCATTAGTAgattttttgtacaattaattttctttgttgatttttcatttagaaattttgtaattttgtaatttagaTTTGATAATTTGATAGACgcacacaacaacacattgagaacaaaaaccaaaggaaaTAACATAAATGTACAACATAAAAGGAAATCATAATTCTTAATGAtctaaattaataaaaacaaatacaattatttacaGACAAAAATACACAGAGCAAAAATTTTGTTGGgttggtttctggtttctaGTTTTGATTTGGGTTTGGACACAAAATTGGACAGGAAAGGATATTTTCTACGGTTTTatcaaaagttttgtttgcttttttttcttttctttgatttgtCAGCATTTAGCGTACAttgacaacaaaaatatacattcaaCAGAAAGGCATCAAAAATTGGGATGTTTAAATCAAAAAAAGGATTGAcagcaatatttatttttgcgtgACAAAAATGGGGAAGGGGCAAAAGGTGGTAAAAATAATGCGTAGACAGATACGAGTTTATAAAATGAACACCAATCGAGTTCTTGAGGCTGCTGcaccaaaaccaacaaaaaatttcGACACAATTGGCAACATAAATGTACTTACGTCTCCTCTCTGGTCTCCTCGAcaacctcctcctcctcggagCTGCTTTGGTGTTCGTAATTAAACGAATTTCAACAACAGATTacatgtgttttatttttcgtgtttgtattttattattttgtttgacgAGTGAGAGTGCAAGAGTGCAAACGGGTGATGTgacaaacccacacacacacacacgcacacacaacacacaggtACAGTTACAGGtacaggtgcaggtgcagagGTGTTTGTCGATTTGGTTGTtgaattgttgttgattttgtggtggtggtggtggtggtggtgttgttgttgaattgttGTTCAGTTGTTATTAATTGATTTCGAAGATTtcgaaagaaacgaaacgacagCATTAGCGGTTGATCGAACATATTCATGGTGGGATAATGGTTGGTGGTTCACGGTTAGGTGTCGTGGTTCGGGGTTGGGGATCGGTTTTTGGGTTGTGGTTTCCATGAGAGAATGCGTAGAAATAGACAAAAGGAATACAGATCAAAATAGGTGCCACAagggtacatatgtatagaagTGGCATGTCCGATGGCGTGCACCAGACGTCTTCAAAAActttcaaacaaaaattcacaaaaagtTCGCAAATAACTTTAAATTAGTAGTGGGAACAAACTGGAGTACTTCTCGTTGAACTGTAACTTTATCTTTAACTTGAACTAACTATAACTCTTATTATTTAGCACTAGGCATCACTTCTCAACACTTTGAATACTCTCCACGTCGGACTTCGCGTCGCATACTTAATATTGGTTCTAGTCGTTGAACGTCTTCGGGCTCTGCTACTTACGTGTACTCTTCATCGTCGGACATGGTTACGGTTTAGGGTTGAAAAAACCTGCAAGAATAATTTGGAGAAGAGAAATTCGGTTCGGTTAGATTccgtctgctgctgatttGGTTCAACAAAAGTAATTTCAACAACAGAAGTAGCCGccgcaccaacaacaaacaacgtTCGCTTTTTTCTCCTATGCTTTCCTATGATTGCCTTGATAGCAATCTATAAATAGATATTtagatatgtagatatgtattcctctgtctgtggctgtgtgtggatCTGCTGTCATAAGATATACTTGGAGAGAGGAACCTGTCTTTATATAGCCGGCAACAATGTCGTGTTCTCATATCATAATCTTCCCAAATTCCTGTGGCTCTTGTTGTCTCTTAaacgaatttttattttctgggtCTATCTTtatgccaacacacacacgcgtgtctgtgtctgtgtctgtgtgtgtgtgtgtgtgtgagagagagagcgccatgGTCTGATCTATATACACAGATATAGCGGtgtttttcttcaatttttctttcagtgcGCTTCCCGTTAAAAATAGACTCTGGGGCACGTATTGAATTTCCCTTTTGGCATCCAAAAGCTGCGCAAAAGCTTCGACGAAAGCTTATTCTGATTTTCTCTTGAGTATTCgaaattttgtatatttttttttaccttGGCACTAAATCAGAATTTCTAGAAGAGCTTCTCCGACATAGAGGTATGCGTATATTTGCAtggggtgtgcgtgtgtgtgtgccaaagaaaagcaaaatacatttcaaaTGCCATTCATAGATCGCTCTCTAAGTATCTAtactaaatattttccatatattatatatgcaCAAATCTGGCCGTGTGTGTGCCCATTTCATATATAAAAATGTCTACGATTTCATGAGGCATGTGCCATTTGACTTCCttcttgcattttgcattctgcattttgaattcaattgcattttcaaataCCTATTTTTagtgacacacacagaaagtgGGTCAGCTCTGGAGAATTTTGGGCAAAAGCCTTTTTTACATATCAACATTAACGAGAAACTCTTGACTTTAATAACTGATGGGATCTCTGTCGGAGGATGTCTGAGAATGTCTGCCAGTCTATGTTTTTAGCAGAAATACGAACATCTAATAACAGTTTTTATCTGGTTATGAGACATTTTTCTAGGCGCAAATGGGGCttaattgtttgtgtttctacAATACTTTCTAGCCCTCTTCCTGTTGCGCTACTAACTTGTTTCCTGTAGTTATCCTGTTTCTCTCGAGATCAAAAGACACAAACTCATTCAAAACATttctaaaaacaaaaggatCTACGGGTTTCCATTTATAGAAATCTATATTCCAGAATCTCCAGATCTGTATCTGTTGGCTGGCTGTCGGTCGTGCGTGGGTGGATCTACATCCACCAGCTACAtataactctctctctctccctctctctctttctgtttctacATTTCTGCCTCTATGTCTTATCTCTGTCCCAAtggcgcctgcgcctgcgccgtTTGTGGCCAGAGACGAAAAGTATCtttgcatctgtatctgtatagCCATGCGGCTGTCTGTGCCAGCGTGTGTGTCTTGGACATTTTACCAAggtaaaaacacacacacacacacacacacacgcagaacgaatttatttttaaaattcgaacaaaatgaagcaacaaaaaaataaattccgAAATTTTTTCTCAGATCATATAacacttttggcttttggtacGACTCGATGCTCGAATCGGATGGGtatatatacgatatataTGCTCCTGTCTTGCTGTGgttctttttattgttgttcctatttttgttgtggttgttgtcgctgctgctgctgctgctgttgttgttgttgctgttgttgcttttgtagttattgttgtgtttgctgctgcttttgcctttCGGTTTTTCTTTCGGCTtttgatgtggctgctgcaaatgCCTGGGGAGCACTCGGGTATACGTATTTTTAGCCGTTTGCGACAGGcgaaaaccaaacgaaaaaaattataaaaaaaaaatatgcaaatgcattttgcatacaacaaaaaaaattggaaaaaaattaacattttgttgcagagTTTGGGACGGTTCATTTGACGGTTGCACTTCATTCGCATTTCGGTTCATTCAAATTTCACTTGaaaaaaatggccaacaaaaaaaaacgtaacTGAAACAGGATTATATAATAAGTAATGGAACTTTTCCAATGTTGTTTcaagtttgttgttgatttaaaTTGTTCGATTAACTGATGGATTTCCTTGCTGTTCTTTGGGCTCCGACAaaggatttttttttttttgattttttttggtttatgttCGATTTGAAGTTGATTTCTTGGTTCatggtttaattttttttgtcgctttttcGGAAACTTTTcgatggttttttgtttttttgttctctcggCTCGACACACtctttttgatatttttttgtggcaggaagaagcagcagcagtagagcAGTAGaaggaacagaaacagaaaaaaaaaaaaaaaaaaaaaacttacttagggaaaaagaaacaaattgaaatctcAACTAAAGTCCGAGCAGCTGACGTCGTAGGAGCGAATGCTGCGGTTCGACTAAACAGACTGACGATCCAAAGCGTTGCTACACGTTATGTTAAAGAATTTTTCATCGTTCGCGTTCGCGGAAAAGCATGAAAAGCATTTACCCCCCCGCCCAGCACCCCACCACCCCGCCAGCCCACGAGTCCACATGCCACGGGGATACGAATACTCATACCAGAGGCCGCCCGAGTGCCATGCGATCGCCTGCTATATACCACAATCGTCGCGCTAAGCGAACGGGCGCGAAGAGGCCAGATATATGCCCCGATGTGGCAACAAGTGGCCGGCCCAGGGTCGGGAGGGGGGTGTAGCTGTGCCACTCAGtcctgtgtgagtgtgcgtgtggatgtgggtggatgtgggtgtgggcgggTGGTTGGCGGCAGCAGTTTTCAGGTGGGCTGCAACTGAAACATAAACTTGCCTCCCCACACAtccaaaatattccaaaatgatcattttccaattgaccagagcgagagcgaaagaggCGGGGGGGTCGAAACGGATTTATATAgcatataaacatatttatataaacatatttagaTGTGTGAACCCAACTAGGTATAGAGCATATAGCTTTTTGGGTGCGTTGGTGGCTCTCGCTGGCTCTTTAcacatttgtttttggaatCAAATATCGTGGCACATAAATTTCGGAGCCATTCACTTGCATATagctctgcacacacacactcgtgggTGCACATCCATATGTGTGGACTATGTACTATATGGGCATGGACCATAGGTGTAGCCAGAGTTTCCATCCacgaaaatattcaatattcgCGTGTGTTGGTGCGACACACTCGACGGGAATTGTTGCAGCATTTGAACCCCATTTCGGCCCCAGAGTGCACGTCCTACAACTCTCGTACCGAGTAACCACACACACTACGATgccaatatatgtatgaatgtacctgtgtatatgtgtgtacagTATGTAATTATTTATGTGGCCCAGTGCTGACGTCGCGCGGCCTTAGGTGGCCCCCATCGCATTGCCATTCGTCTAACACTTGAATCTATTCGTCATTGTTCTgatttctctttattttacTTCTGTTTtgttccttttattttttttttttttttctttctacaAGTATCCAACGGATACTTTCGCCAAATAGTTCTCTATGCCCTAACTTACTTTACAGTCACTCAATTAAGGCATTGGATTCGTCTGCATATAGTGTACATAGTTTAGATTTCTGACCCCAAGTGCATTTTTTCACCACATTTTGGATGGAagtacatacagatgtacgTTTGGTATGCATTTTGAGATTCTTCCAGATATGAGATACAACTTGAGAGTTAATTCCAATACTTGCAGCCACAGCATCCATTGCTGTCCGGTGCCGCAACGGGTTTTGGATGACCCTCAGGGGACTCGGATTCTCAGAGACGGACGTTCAATGCTgaatttttgaggatatttAGCTGGCTCCCCTCCCATGCTAGCTGGTtcatgcatacaaatatttaattaatccTTGGTTTGaaatttggttttggttaaATGTGCATTCCCCATGCGGACTTTTCATTTCGTACTTAGCGCATGGAATATTCTTCTAGAAAGTTTTCTTAAAATGGTCCTTTCTTATCCTCCTTCTAGATGCTATTATTGGAATAAACCTGAATTGATGGATGAATTGTGGAGGTAACAGGCTGCGGGACGAGtttttgaaatgcatttatatTAGTGtgatgccacagcagcatggatgcaaaatttggttgctctggctctagtctctgagtactagacgctcatcaagacggacggacagacggacggacagacattgCTATTTCGACTCGGCCATtgaagctgatcaagaatgtacacatatactttatagggtcgaaaacgtttcttctgtgcgttaggCACATTGCTCCGACCACGAATACAATATTGACCCCATGTACTCTTTCACTTTACTCTATAACTTATGATCATTTAAAGGGCTGCGTGCACTGATgttgcaatttttaattgtacaTAAGATGATTGTTTTAGCTAAGATCGGAAATACTTATATTTATGCTAACAGCAGACAGTCCAGAAATTACATGATAGATGTATGATTAAATACGATTGAGAGGCAAGACTCATGTAAGAATACAACCAAAAATCATCAGAAGAAGGactaaaatattaataaattaatatttcaattgcaattgtttagTACTGTCCGTCCATGCCATCGCTGCAGAACGAGTGCCCTGATGGTCTTCGAAAAACCTTGTCGTGCCGGTAAAAACAAATGCTATGCGGAATTGGCTAGTGCAATTTCGTTCTCAGTGCCCTTTGGGCCACGGACTAAGAGGGTTCTTGTGCAACAACATTAATAAATGGGAATGTTTGTAAAGAGAAATAATTCAGTGAACGGCTTAACGTTAAATTACATAATTATACTATAGAACGTGTTGTAAAACCAATCCGATCCCAGACTTGTctaataataatgatctaGTCGCACTGTTAATGTACAATATGTTTGTGGTGttaagatttttgttttgattcgTCTGGTGGGGGTAAACGTATCCGTGTGTCTCttaaatttagaacatttttgtaTCTGCATCTTGGCCGTAAACATGTACCACGACGGTACATAAGATATGTATACACATCtatgtagatatatgtaaCTGTATGGGTGGGATATGGGTCGTCCGGTACGGCCTAGGTATCATGCACTGCTTGCCAAATTGCCAAATTGCCAAAATGCCGAGCTGCAACGAGGCACAGGTGGGCAGGTGGGAAGAACAGTCGGGTGCTGTTGGATAGCTTAAAGCCTGCCTGCCACGGGTAAGAGTGAGTATATCCAGCAAAGATATTCGGCCTCTGGTTGCCATCTGGCTGGGGTTCACGTAACATTTTCAGTTCGATAAACAACTTTAAACTTATGGCAAACATCGGGCCAACTCTTTCAATAATCTGTACAATTCGTGTACATAAatgcagatacatatatgCCGTGTATATCGGATATACACACAGATATGTATATGGAGATGGTATGGGTGTGCCTTCAACTGAATTTCAATTCGCATCATcttcagcatcaacagccagAATCAGGGAATAACAAATAGCACAGTTTtcagatttttgttgttctatttttggccatttgtgtGGGCGCTCTCGTCTATAGCCTTCGCTCATATGCACGAAGTCTGCCgcagatatacatacatacacacatgcaaatgtacatatatataatttgtgtGCACATCTGTGCATGTATTCGTTTAAATATCTCACAAGTATGCGTATATCTATCTATAGGCCAACTTTCTGGGGCGAGGTCTACGGGTAACTGTCGGTAATATATCCATAGATCATGAATAACATAAACAATACCGGAAATCTGGAAAAAAATAGATTT containing:
- the LOC117903065 gene encoding troponin T, skeletal muscle isoform X16 — translated: MSDDEEYTGEGDPEFIKRQDQKRSDLDEQLKEYISEWRKQRSKEEDELKKLKEKQAKRKISRAEEEQKMAQRKKEEEERRVREAEEKKQREIEEKRMRLEEAEKKRQAMLQAMKDKDKKGPNFTIAKKDAGVLGLSSAAMERNKTKEQLEEEKKISLSFRIKPLAIEGFGESKLREKAQELWELIVKLETEKYDLEERQKRQDYDLKELKERQKQQLRHKALKKGLDPEALTGKYPPKIQVASKYERRVDTRSYDDKKKLFEGGFDEITKDSNEKIWNEKKDQYTGRQKSKLPKWFGERPGKKAGEPETPEGEEDAKADEDIVEDDEEVEEEVVEEEDEEAEEDEEEEEEEEEEEEEEEEEEEEEEEEEEEEE